The Carassius gibelio isolate Cgi1373 ecotype wild population from Czech Republic chromosome B22, carGib1.2-hapl.c, whole genome shotgun sequence genome window below encodes:
- the LOC127986896 gene encoding uncharacterized protein LOC127986896 → MAPSAEAKRLENLESGRAKPKEEVLSEASTFVSTNGGDPSDQFLVLAHCKLQFGKYQGQRFRWLLENSLGYAVYLVLSISTETAQATPLSQNKQLFLQYTSQIREMAEEVEKYQRKQEMQAEARATGDQGCLMVEFGDFQGRSMKDVYEDQSKEAQALIRYLIKADARPKTNMAIFKTYVLKRRASAVVTSVRQPAPHAATSSASATTAPPPAPIQTGVQKTATVKALLARGKNLSPSQLAKKLTSPVKPYPLLQSTLPPPAAEPPAKHLTPIQLFATGKSVPTAEDDDEELVFAASQCEAQLNTEDCAAPSPSVETAKAPAPSHHRPPAELPSHWKDQLPPFQHEWIRNTLFKANPRTGKPELVSQLKLWWYPPQPPLINTQPPASPDLFFCRPLFLWITLKMWLFPLVCVRPDCGRHRLTAAGIYRTVRKVLDIDGWYDLATEYLECKRCKKKYPAWSEDILGQLDMGHRSQFPALLTYRYSCDNRVLRMMRERTLGNSVTQLYRKLMEQHSEAWTQRVLQYLTACEPFTRSSLVQPPVFADPPLLPALPKPKWLLAVYARDVLGRLHEVKAKLTSVFGCVLKMDSTKKVTKKLAGAASGTAAWCTNVGNEHGQVLVSVLTAAEGHGLDSMAAGLMKRYREAGEAAPKVMYVDRDCCSQYGQSRVKIMFLEWDELVVRLDIWHFMRRFAAGVTTEAHPLYGIFMARLSTCIFQWDPEDVAALRSAKEGDLAAKKTGHISEKAVSARITRRELALHCRRRTRGVEETTRLIGSLIDQFDSADGKDTLGVPLLDHERIQQIWKEQRKHVQCIQDPEDFPLYMKTGTLKKGGVELCCYRCARGSTSLESFHLHLNRFIPGTSASDAHFQAYLLEGLMRWNDDRMEDAIKRASSIRTYGSAMSEAVDRLSRTVFGKPWDERYRPPGAYTDWQNTDSSAPEPRGGRPVGGGG, encoded by the exons ATGGCGCCTTCGGCGGAGGCGAAGCGCCTTGAAAATTTGGAGTCTGGAAGGGCCAAACCTAAGGAGGAGGTGCTGTCAGAGGCCAGTACTTTTGTCAGCACGAACGGTGGAGACCCCAGTGACCAGTTTTTAGTACTGGCTCACTGCAAACTTCAGTTTGGGAAGTACCAGGGCCAGAGATTTAGATGGCTCCTGGAAAACTCTCTGGGGTATGCCGTGTATTTGGTGCTCAGCATTTCCACTGAGACAGCGCAGGCAACACCcctgtcacaaaataaacaactGTTCCTACAGTACACTTCTCAAATTAGAGAGATGGCAGAAGAAGTGGAAAAGTATCAGAGGAAGCAGGAAATGCAGGCAGAAGCCCGGGCAACTGGAGACCAGGGCTGCTTGATGGTGGAGTTTGGTGACTTCCAGGGCCGCTCCATGAAAGATGTTTATGAGGACCAGAGCAAGGAGGCTCAAGCCCTCATCAGGTACCTCATTAAGGCAGATGCCAGGCCCAAAACCAACATGGCCATTTTCAAGACATATGTCCTGAAAAGACGGGCTTCTGCTGTGGTCACCAGCGTACGTCAGCCTGCACCTCACGCTGCAACCTCCAGTGCTTCTGCAACCACTGCACCTCCACCTGCACCTATCCAAACTGGTGTACAGAAGACCGCAACTGTGAAAGCGCTGTTGGCGCGTGGCAAAAATTTGTCTCCTTCACAGCTGGCGAAAAAACTCACGTCACCAGTTAAACCCT ATCCATTATTGCAGTCCACTTTACCTCCTCCAGCAGCAGAACCCCCAGCCAAACATTTGACCCCGATACAGCTTTTCGCTACTG GCAAGTCCGTTCCCACTGCTGAAGATGACGATGAGGAGCTGGTATTTGCTGCATCACAATGTGAAGcacagctaaatacag AGgactgtgctgctccatctccaTCAGTGGAAACTGCCAAGGCACCAGCTCCTTCACATCACCGGCCACCAGCTGAGCTTCCAAGTCACTGGAAAGATCAACTTCCACCTTTCCAGCATGAGTGGATCCGGAACACACTGTTTAAGGCCAACCCACGAACCGGCAAGCCAGAACTAGTGTCCCAGCTGAAACTTTGGTGGTATCCTCCTCAGCCCCCTTTAATAAACACTCAGCCCCCTGCCTCACCTGACCTCTTCTTCTGTCGGCCCCTTTTCTTATGGATAACGCTGAAGATGTGGTTATTTCCTCTCGTCTGTGTTCGCCCAGACTGTGGTAGGCACAGACTAACTGCGGCAGGAATTTACCGTACCGTGCGTAAGGTCTTGGACATCGACGGGTGGTATGACCTTGCCACTGAGTATCTGGAGTGCAAACGCTGCAAAAAGAAATATCCTGCCTGGTCCGAGGACATCCTAGGACAGCTGGATATGGGCCACCGCAGTCAGTTTCCAGCTTTGCTGACATACAG ATACTCATGTGACAACCGGGTGCTGAGGATGATGAGGGAGAGGACACTGGGCAACAGTGTGACTCAGCTTTACAGGAAGCTGATGGAACAGCACAGTGAGGCATGGACACAGCGTGTCTTgcagtacctgactgcctgtgaacCATTCACAAGGTCCTCCCTTGTGCAGCCTCCTGTGTTTGCTGATCCTCCACTTTTACCTGCTTTGCCTAAACCTAAGTGGCTGTTAGCCGTGTATGCCAGGGATGTTCTGGGGCGACTGCACGAGGTCAAGGCCAAATTAACATCTGTCTTTGGCTGTGTTCTCAAGATGGATTCGACAAAAAAG GTCACAAAGAAACTTGCCGGTGCTGCTTCAGGAACAGCTGCCTGGTGCACAAATGTCGGAAACGAACACGGCCAGGTCCTTGTCTCTGTGCTGACAGCTGCCGAGGGACATGGACTGGACTCCATGGCAGCTGGTCTGATGAAACGCTACCGAGAGGCAGGAGAGGCAGCCCCAAAAGTGATGTACGTGGACAGGGACTGCTGCAGTCAGTACGGCCAATCGCGGGTGAAGATCATGTTTTTGGAGTGGGATGAGCTTGTAGTGCGCCTCGACATCTGGCACTTCATGCGGCGATTTGCTGCAGGTGTCACGACAGAGGCTCATCCGCTCTATGGGATCTTCATGGCACGTCTGTCCACGTGCATCTTTCAGTGGGATCCAGAGGATGTGGCTGCTCTTCGCTCCGCAAAAGAGGGTGACCTGGCGGCAAAGAAGACTGGCCACATCTCAGAAAAGGCGGTCAGTGCTCGCATTACCCGGAGGGAGTTGGCACTGCACTGCCGGAGGAGGACCAGGGGGGTGGAGGAGACCACCAGATTGATTGGGTCACTGATTGATCAGTTTGACAGTGCGGATGGGAAGGACACCCTGGGAGTTCCTCTGCTGGACCACGAACGGATCCAGCAGATATGGAAGGAACAGCGCAAGCACGTCCAGTGTATCCAAGACCCAGAGGACTTTCCGCTGTACATGAAGACAGGGACACTGAAGAAAGGCGGCGTGGAGCTGTGCTGCTACAGGTGTGCTCGTGGCTCTACCTCCTTGGAGTCATTCCACCTCCACCTGAACCGTTTTATTCCAG gaACCAGTGCCAGCGATGCGCATTTTCAGGCCTATCTCCTTGAGGGCTTGATGCGTTGGAATGATGACCGAATGGAAGACGCCATAAAACGGGCGTCCTCCATTCGGACATATGGCAGTGCCATGAGCGAGGCTGTTGACCGGCTTAGCCGAACAGTCTTTGGGAAGCCCTGGGATGAGCGCTATCGCCCTCCTGGAGCATATACAG ACTGGCAAAACACTGACTCCAGTGCTCCAGAACCCAGAGGAGGAAGACCGGTTGGTGGAGGAGGTTGA